A single region of the Ziziphus jujuba cultivar Dongzao chromosome 10, ASM3175591v1 genome encodes:
- the LOC107412071 gene encoding uncharacterized protein LOC107412071, translated as MAKKKLTHQPRDPNKQEPTHQQPLPNAHQIAEPISTPMAMEDPSSDKVQTLKSLNSRLLKETVERRQQIESLVTDKKALEAELTRSGADKEELEARLTSSIEENVGLGLEKEVFCVFWESQISEMGVGFYGLLREKKVEIERVKSERDAEIGYLKREVNELVSSLESERDRLSLVCLERDAIRRDYDGLVAETDGFREKAMELEKREGSLKAEVKNLKTQCAGLMEEKEESQRAVEALMREKDLAQRNLVERESVIENLKRDIEGIVREKNEIEKQKSGLELRVGELEKEVEELNGTVLRLRREVETLQGKIVELENFIDESRKEREMEVKSWLEEKKEKEHNIELLQVQMDGVKKILDAVSQESEDYQRKIEEVTQQKNGVEEAKVNLERVIVELQNETIELRDSVFTLRNSLRDREGKNEDLVSEIGHYKDDLDRVTRQRDKIQKDFDEKKIKVENLTLVVSEREKSIEELVEDLRKLRIERETLIEKTKVTESRLESQVKEKDKAQCALLDAQSRIDEWKAKSESAGINLERALTMLKNTAALVSSGSELERNGKKEAVINEHKLDDVIQACIPELDAIQNAFKNKEKMLEDMKQQLELLQLSAKDAHKKKSFWTMVSSAITIFAAASVAYVAKGR; from the coding sequence ATGGCCAAAAAGAAATTGACCCACCAACCCAGAGACCCCAACAAGCAAGAACCCACCCATCAGCAGCCTCTTCCCAACGCCCACCAAATCGCTGAACCCATTTCCACACCCATGGCCATGGAAGACCCTTCTTCCGACAAGGTCCAGACCCTCAAGTCCCTCAACTCCAGGCTTCTCAAGGAGACTGTTGAGCGCAGGCAACAGATTGAGTCCTTGGTCACTGACAAGAAAGCACTGGAGGCCGAGTTGACTCGGTCTGGTGCGGATAAGGAGGAGTTGGAGGCTAGATTGACCAGTTCGATTGAGGAGAATGTTGGGTTGGGTTTGGAAAAGGAAGTGTTTTGTGTTTTCTGGGAGTCCCAGATAAGCGAAATGGGAGTTGGGTTTTATGGGTTGCTTAGAGAGAAGAAAGTTGAGATTGAGAGGGTGAAGAGTGAGAGAGATGCAGAGATTGGATATCTGAAGAGGGAAGTGAATGAGCTTGTGAGTAGCCTTGAAAGCGAGAGAGATAGATTGAGCCTGGTTTGTCTAGAAAGGGATGCGATTAGAAGAGATTATGATGGACTTGTTGCCGAGACAGATGGGTTCAGAGAGAAAGCGATGGAGTTGGAGAAGAGAGAGGGATCGTTGAAGGCAGAGGTTAAGAATCTGAAAACGCAATGTGCTGGGTTAATGGAGGAAAAGGAAGAGAGCCAAAGAGCAGTTGAAGCGCTGATGAGGGAGAAAGACTTGGCCCAGAGGAACTTggttgagagagagagtgtgatTGAGAATTTGAAGAGAGATATTGAGGGAATTGTAAGggagaaaaatgaaattgagaagCAGAAAAGTGGGCTAGAATTGAGGGTCGGTGAGTTGGAAAAAGAAGTCGAGGAACTGAATGGAACTGTTTTGCGCTTGAGAAGAGAGGTTGAAACACTGCAAGGGAAGATTGTAGAGTTGGAGAACTTTATTGATGAGAGCAGGAAGGAAAGGGAAATGGAAGTCAAGTCATGGTTGGAAGAGAAGAAGGAGAAAGAACACAATATTGAGCTTTTGCAAGTTCAAATGGATGGAGTTAAGAAAATTTTAGATGCGGTCAGTCAGGAATCAGAGGATTATCAGCGAAAGATTGAAGAAGTAACTCAGCAGAAAAATGGGGTTGAGGAGGCGAAAGTTAATCTTGAGAGGGTAATTGTTGAGTTGCAAAATGAAACAATTGAACTGAGGGATTCTGTATTTACATTGAGAAATTCATTGAGAGATCGAGAAGGGAAGAACGAAGATCTGGTTTCTGAAATTGGTCACTACAAAGATGATTTAGACCGCGTTACTCGTCAAAGGGATAAGATTCAGAAAGATTTTGATGAGAAGAAGATAAAAGTGGAAAACTTAACGTTGGTTGTTTCAGAAAGGGAGAAATCTATTGAAGAACTTGTTGAAGACTTACGGAAACTGAGGATTGAGCGTGAGACTCTCATTGAGAAAACTAAAGTTACCGAGAGCCGCTTGGAATCGCAGGTTAAGGAAAAAGACAAGGCACAATGTGCCCTCCTTGATGCTCAGAGTAGAATTGATGAATGGAAGGCAAAATCTGAATCAGCAGGAATTAATTTGGAACGGGCATTGACCATGTTGAAGAACACTGCAGCCCTTGTTTCTTCTGGGTCTGAGCTCGAAAGAAATGGTAAGAAAGAAGCGGTTATCAATGAGCATAAGCTTGATGATGTAATTCAAGCATGTATACCAGAGTTGGATGCCATTCAGAATGCTTTCAAAAACAAGGAGAAGATGTTGGAAGACATGAAACAACAGCTCGAGCTTCTGCAGCTCTCTGCAAAAGATGCCCATAAGAAGAAGAGCTTTTGGACTATGGTATCTTCAGCAATAACAATATTTGCCGCCGCATCTGTTGCGTATGTTGCTAAAGGACGCTAA
- the LOC107412072 gene encoding nucleoside hydrolase 3, whose protein sequence is MALLATMLLKILVWLQIMVLRLDVLNSGDYYAQAQPRRILVDTDMDGDDVFALLYLLKQNKTEFDLQAITINANGWSDAGHAVNHLYDLLFMMDRDHIPVGVGGEGAILPNHTILSDVGGYLPIIDQRSSTAGNCRYRQAIPVGHGGRLGVNTNHGLRRAFLPQGDRRYIPLQQPSTQKVTRDAISAGPITVFLLGSHTNLALFLIAHPHLKKNIEHIYAMGGAVRPTCNNPNSSKAGLCEEDFGNLYPQDTNPYAEFNIFEDPFAAYTVLHSGIPFTLIPLDATRTIPVDENFYLAFENKQDTYEAQYSFKTLKIVHDTWPNSDFYKQYCMWDSFMVGVALSQMRNSHGENEFAEMEYMNITVITSNEPYGTSDGSNPLIDWGSSNTIFKIEKNGVHGGHVQLGMQDQFCLVEGGHKGKCQDGYTKEVNGTEAVEILVATIAKPNQDSGSSLGKEFYKSFLDVLNQPEQTGRFNITTQFPYYEEILYKPDMRKLKGKPVVFDMDMSVGDFVALLYMLKLPAELINLKGILISGNGWATSATVDVVYDILHMMGRDDIPVGLGNVYAVGHAHPFYPAIGHCMYSKAVPQGSGGFLDSDTLYGLARDLPRSPRRYTEDTDNPELTKRTALDVWKSSVKSLNPGAKITILTSAPLTNLAEIVRSENTSVIQDIYIVGGHIRQDNEKGNLFTVPSNEYAEFNIFLDPLAAKTVFDSKLDVTLIPLHIQKQVSSFPKILNNLKLANRTPEALFVQRLLSRLWRLQQNNNRYLHVDTFLGEILGAVILAGNNPELNEEFNYKLLKVIAEGDISEIGQLIIDENQGKRVKVLKNVNEDAYYDHFTGVFGDHKQSAVIGSFWEQKIIWSNSLSSNNSH, encoded by the exons ATGGCTTTGCTTGCAACGATGCTGCTGAAGATACTTGTTTGGTTGCAAATTATGGTGCTACGATTAGATGTTCTAAACTCTGGGGATTATTATGCTCAGGCTCAACCTCGAAGAATTCTGGTGGATACAGATATGGATGGTGACGATGTTTTTGCTCTCCTTTACCTATTGAAGCAAAACAAGACTGAATTCGACCTCCAG GCAATTACTATAAATGCAAACGGATGGAGCGATGCAGGGCATGCAGTGAATCATTTGTACGACTTACTTTTCATGATGGATAGAGACCATATTCCTGTTGGTGTTGGTGGTGAAGGTGCCATTTTGCCTAACCATACTATCCTTTCTGATGTCGGAGGTTATCTTCCCATTATAGaccag AGGTCGTCCACGGCCGGGAATTGTAGATACAGACAGGCAATACCAGTGGGGCATGGAGGTCGTCTTGGAGTTAATACAAACCATGGCTTACGCAGAGCTTTCCTTCCTCAG GGTGACAGGAGATATATACCTCTTCAACAACCTAGTACTCAAAAAGTGACGAGAGATGCAATATCTGCTGGTCCTATAACTGTATTTCTTTTGGGTTCCCACACAAATCTGGCCCTTTTTCTTATTGCTCATCCTCAccttaagaaaaatattgagcATATATATGCTATGGGTGGGGCTGTTAGACCAACTTGCAACAATCCCAACTCTTCCAAGGCAGGGCTATGTGAAGAAGATTTTGGCAACTTGTACCCTCAGGACACCAATCCATATGCAGAATTCAATATCTTTGAAGATCCTTTTGCTGCATacacg GTACTTCATTCTGGTATTCCATTCACATTGATTCCACTGGATGCAACAAGAACAATTCCTGTTGATGAGAATTTTTACTTAGCATTTGAAAATAAACAGGACACATATGAGGCACAATACAGCTTCAAGACATTGAAAATTGTCCATGATACATGGCCTAACAGTGACTTTTATAAG CAATATTGCATGTGGGATTCGTTCATGGTTGGTGTAGCACTATCTCAAATGCGTAATTCACATGGAGAAAATGAATTTGCGGAGATGGAGTATATGAATATCACAGTGATTACTTCCAATGAACCTTATGGAACTTCGGATGGTTCAAATCCACTCATCGATTGGGGTTCATCAAACACAATCTTCAAAATTGAGAAGAATGGGGTACATGGTGGTCATGTTCAGCTAGGAATGCAAGACCAGTTTTGTCTTGTGGAGGGGGGACATAAAGGGAAATGTCAG GATGGTTACACAAAGGAGGTAAATGGTACTGAAGCAGTGGAAATTCTTGTTGCTACCATAGCTAAACCAAATCAAGATAGTGGCAGTTCACTTGGCAAAGAGTTCTACAAAAGTTTCTTGGAT GTTTTGAATCAACCTGAGCAAACTGGGCGGTTTAATATAACAACACAATTCCCATACTATGAGGAGATCCTTTACAAACcagatatgagaaaattaaaGGGCAAACCTGTAGTCTTTGACATGGATATGAGCGTTGGAGACTTTGTGGCTCTTTTATATATGCTAAAATTACCTGCAGAGCTGATCAACCTCAAG GGGATACTAATCAGTGGAAACGGCTGGGCAACTTCTGCAACAGTAGATGTAGTATATGACATACTTCATATGATGGGCCGTGATGATATTCCAGTTGGTCTTGGAAATGTATATGCAGTTGGCCATGCTCACCCATTTTACCCTGCAATTGGACACTGTATGTATAGCAAAGCAGTGCCTCAAGGTAGTGGTGGCTTCTTGGACTCTGACACATTATATGGACTTGCTCGTGACTTGCCTCGTAGCCCTAGAAG ATACACAGAAGATACTGATAACCCTGAACTTACAAAGCGAACTGCATTAGATGTTTGGAAGTCCAGTGTAAAATCACTGAATCCAGGAGCTAAGATTACTATACTGACCAGTGCTCCACTGACAAATTTAGCTGAAATTGTTCGTTCTGAGAACACATCAGTGATCCAG GATATATACATTGTTGGGGGACACATTAGACAGGACAATGAGAAAGGCAATCTTTTCACTGTTCCTTCAAATGAATATGCAGAATTCAACATTTTTCTTGATCCTTTAGCTGCAAAGACAGTTTTTGATTCGAAACTAGATGTCACATTGATTCCATTGCATATACAAAAGCAAGTCAGTTCTTTCCCCAAGATTCTTAATAATTTGAAGCTGGCAAATAGGACTCCCGAAGCTTTATTTGTGCAGCGTCTGCTTTCGAGGCTATGGCGATTGCAACAGAACAATAATAGATATCTTCATGTG GATACATTTCTTGGAGAAATCCTGGGTGCAGTGATCTTGGCTGGCAATAATCCTGAACTAAACGAAGAATTTAACTATAAGCTTCTCAAGGTCATAGCAGAGGGAGATATATCAGAAATTGGACAGCTTATAATTGATGAAAATCAAGGAAAAAGAGTCAAAGTATTGAAAAATGTAAACGAAGACGCATATTATGACCATTTTACTGGAGTATTTGGTGATCATAAGCAGTCTGCTGTTATAGGAAGCTTTTGGgagcaaaaaataatttggagTAATAGTCTAAGTTCAAATAATTCGCACTGA
- the LOC107412065 gene encoding histidine-containing phosphotransfer protein 1 isoform X1 produces the protein MAAGVLQLQRQLTDYTASLFSEGFLDDQFNQLQQLQDESNPDFVVEVVYVFFEDSERLLNELAKTLDQQSIDFRKVDAHVHQLKGSSSSIGAQRVQRVCIPFRNNCEEQNIEGCLRCLQQVKQEYTLVKNKLETLFKLEQQLLAAQRSMSTI, from the exons ATGGCAGCTGGTGTGCTTCAGTTGCAGAGGCAATTGACTGATTACACAGCTTCACTGTTCAGTGAG GGATTCCTTGACGATCAGTTCAACCAACTTCAGCAATTGCAAGATGAAAGCAACCCAGATTTTGTGGTAGAAGTTGTGTATGTTTTCTTTGAAGATTCTGAGAGACTTCTTAATGAACTTGCCAAAACTCT AGATCAGCAGAGCATTGATTTCAGAAAAGTTGATGCCCATGTTCACCAGTTGAAGGGTAGCAGCTCTAG CATTGGTGCTCAGAGAGTTCAAAGAGTTTGCATTCCTTTCCGTAACAACTGTGAGGAGCAGAACATTGAAGG GTGTCTAAGATGTCTGCAACAAGTGAAACAAGAGTACACCCTTGTGAAAAATAAGCTTGAAACCTTGTTCAAG CTGGAGCAGCAGCTATTGGCCGCCCAGCGGTCAATGTCAACAATTTAA
- the LOC107412065 gene encoding histidine-containing phosphotransfer protein 1 isoform X2, producing MAAGVLQLQRQLTDYTASLFSEFNQLQQLQDESNPDFVVEVVYVFFEDSERLLNELAKTLDQQSIDFRKVDAHVHQLKGSSSSIGAQRVQRVCIPFRNNCEEQNIEGCLRCLQQVKQEYTLVKNKLETLFKLEQQLLAAQRSMSTI from the exons ATGGCAGCTGGTGTGCTTCAGTTGCAGAGGCAATTGACTGATTACACAGCTTCACTGTTCAGTGAG TTCAACCAACTTCAGCAATTGCAAGATGAAAGCAACCCAGATTTTGTGGTAGAAGTTGTGTATGTTTTCTTTGAAGATTCTGAGAGACTTCTTAATGAACTTGCCAAAACTCT AGATCAGCAGAGCATTGATTTCAGAAAAGTTGATGCCCATGTTCACCAGTTGAAGGGTAGCAGCTCTAG CATTGGTGCTCAGAGAGTTCAAAGAGTTTGCATTCCTTTCCGTAACAACTGTGAGGAGCAGAACATTGAAGG GTGTCTAAGATGTCTGCAACAAGTGAAACAAGAGTACACCCTTGTGAAAAATAAGCTTGAAACCTTGTTCAAG CTGGAGCAGCAGCTATTGGCCGCCCAGCGGTCAATGTCAACAATTTAA